A window of Maioricimonas rarisocia genomic DNA:
GGACGCTGCATCCTCTGGGACGTGACGACGGGCAAGCCGGTCTGGAACGTGCGGCATCACACCCGCCGGATCAACCTCATCCGCTTTGTTCCTGCTGGCGATACCGCGTCTGGCAACGGCACGATCCTGTGCGCCAGTCAGGATCACACCGCCAGCCGGCTCGATACGGCGACCGGCGAGGAACTGAGAGATCTCACGCTTTCCCACCCGACACCTGTGACCGGTCTGACGGTTTCGTCGGACGGAAAGTACATCCTCACGGCCTGCGATCTGGACACTGACGAGACGCATCTGGCCTCCCGCGTGACCCTCTGGAATGCGGCATCAGGCGAATCTCTCGCAACGCTCGATCTCGATGAACGGGCGGTGAACACTCTTCGCTTCTCGCAGACAACGGCTTCGGTCGCCGTGGCGGCATGCTCCGACAACACGGTCCGCTTCCTGCGCATTCGGGATGCCTCGGAACTGCGGCTCGAAGATCCGGTCCTGGATTTCAGTCGGATGGGGGGGATCGTCTGGTCGGCAGCGATGACCGGTCAGGACGAACAGATCCTCACGGTCGGCGGTCGCGACGCAAACATCTGGGACGCGCGAACGGGGGAAATGAGAATGTCGTTCAGTCCGCACGGTGCGGTCGCGTCGGCGCAGTTCTCGCCGGACGGGCGGTTCATCGTGACGGGAAGCTGGGATAACTCTGCGAAAATCTGGGACGTCCGTACGGGCAAGGGACACCGCAAGCTCGAGGGGGGACACGCCGGCTACGTCAACTCGGCCGAGTTCTCTCCAGACGGCAAGTTCGTGCTGACCGCCAGCGACGACCGGACGGTCAAGATATGGGATGTCGAATCGGCAACCGTTGTGCGGACGTTGTCGGGACACACCGATCGCGTGCACCGGGCCACTTTCTCACCGGATGGAACGCTCGTCTTGACCGCCTCGAGTGACCGGACGGCACGCCTCTGGGACGCGGCGACCGGTGAGCAGCTGGACGAGCCTTTCGTCGGTCACCGCTGGGCGGTCCTCGACGCGCGGTTTTCGCCGGACGGTACCCGGATCGTAACTGGCAGCGAGGACAATCAGGCCTGGATCTGGAAAGTCGAAGATCGCTCGGAGATTGCCCGCCTCGAAGGGCACATTGCAGCCGTCACCACGGTCGCGTTCTCGCAGGATGGCAGCCGCGTCTTCACCTCCAGCCGCGACAACACGGCGAAGATCTGGGATGCCACCGCAGGACACGAAGGAACGGAAGTCCTCACGCTCACCGGTCACGCCCGCGAGGTGACGTCCATCACCGTGTCGCCGGACAATCGGTACGTGCTGACCAGCGGGCGCGACGGCAAGGCGATCGTCTGGCTGACCAGCGACTGGGAAGCGAAACCGGGTGAGGCGGAGCAGCCTGCTTTCGAAGCGTTCGCTCCGGCACTGAAACCGCGGCGCGAGGCCGTTGGTCCACGGTTCCCCCTCCGGTGACCTGCGGGCCACGGGGCGGAGAAAACTACAGATCGAAGTGAAACGTCTTTCGCGCAAACCGCATCAGGCGTGTCCAGGCGGAGGCCGTCCCCGTGCGAACCTTCACCCGACCGATACTTCCCCGTGTCAGGCTGTCATGGCCGGCATCCAGCGCGATCCGGACCATGAAGGTCGGTTCAAATGGCCGCGGAATTCCATCCCGTCCGACATGACTGTCGATGACGCCCGCTGCGAAGAAGTGGTCGGGCGTTGTGGCCATGGCATCTTCGGAGACTTCGGCGACGGTTCCGGTCAGAATCCGGCCGGGACTTTCCGGGAGCGCGATGCGGACCGGCTGACCGACCTGAATCCGGGAGACATCCTGCTGGACAAAGGCGGCTGCGAGTTCCAGTTCGTCGGGATCACCGATCAGACAGAGCACGGTCCGCTCTGGAAGCCAGGCCCCCGCGGACTCGACGGCGAGGGGATGTGTCTCGCGATGCGGGAGGTCCTCACCTGAGACGACACTCGTGGGAGGGGCGGCCGGCAGGATGACACCGCTGCGGGGGGCTTCGAGTGCAAGTTCGGACTGATCCTGTTGCCTCCGGCGGAGGCGTTCATCGAAATCGGCCAGCGCGGCACGGGCGGAAGCGAGCCGGTCAGCGGAGACTGGATCGCGAAACTGGCGCCGTTCCATTGCCGTAACGCGCGCCTGCTGCCGGTTGCGGTGCTTCGCGAGTTCGGCTGTTTCCAGCTCGAGTTCCCGATTCTCGAGGAGGACGAGGACGTCGCCGGCATCGACCGCTTCGAACGGGCGGACGGACTCCGACTCGATGCTGGCAGGCAGCCGGCCGGCCACCTTGACGTACACCCGTTGAGCATTGGCCGGTTGCACGACAGCCGGAGCCTCGGCCCAGTCGGGCCAGGGCCACAGCAGCAGGGCCGCGACCGCGCACGCCAGCAGCAGCGTCGAGATCGCCGTACGGGAGGGAGCCAGCCCCGCGGTCCTTGCTCGCCAGGAGATCTCGCGGCCAGCATCTTCGAAAACGGCGACCACGCGCGAGCCGAGCACGACGATTGCCAGCAGAACCGCAATCGGCTCGAGCCCGAACGGCTTGAGCAGCATGTACGCCATCCACAGAAGTGCTCCGAGAACGAACCACAGGTACAGACTCGCTGCGATCCCGAACGCGGTCAGCAGTTCGCGATGCAGACTCGGTGGCGGGATGCGCATTCGCCCCGGGACGCCGTAGAACAGATTCCAGAACCGTGTCTTCATCAGGCCGGTTGCCCGCTGCCGGAGGTTGGGGACTTCGACGACGTCCGAGAGAATATAGTAGCCGTCGTAACGCATCAGGGGATTGCCGTTGAGCAGCACGGTGCTCATCGTGCACACGATCATTACGTACAGGCAGATGGCGTTGAACGGCCCCGGCACGGAGAACCACCAGAGAAACGTGCACACCGATGCAAGGACCAGTTCGACACCGATTCCGGCGGCACTGACGGCGACGCGGTGCCATTTGTTGGGAAACAGCCAGGCATCCGACACGTTGCAGTACAGGCAGGGGGTGAACGCCAGCAGCATGACACCCACTTCGCGACACGCTCCCCCGAAATGCCGGCAGACGAAGGCGTGGCCCAGTTCGTGCAGGATCTTGACTCCCGCAATGACGGGAATGATCCACATCAGGTGGTGCAGCCGCACGAGCTGGTCCATCGCCGGCAGACGTCGCTGAAACGTTTCCCATTCGACGAGGACGAGCGTGCAAGCGGACAGGACGAGCAGGCAGTAAAGGAAAATCGCAGGAGTGGACAGCAACCAGCGTAGGGCCGGGTACAGCGTCTCGATCATCCGATGCGGATTGATCCCGCGAAACCGGATCGCCAGGAGACTCCCCAGCCGTTGCCGCACCTTCCCGCGGGACCGACGCTCGCGGCGGTCGAGCAGCTGTTGCGTCGGCGACTCGACGCTGGCGGTCACCAGGCCCTGCTGCCAGAGCTGGTCGATGAATCGGACGGCATCTTCGGGAGCCAGTCGTCGAGGCGCGAACTGGCGATGGAAGGCATCGCAGATCTCCGCGAGCGTCGTCCGGCCATCGAGCCGCTCCAAGACGAAACGCTCTTCGTCACGCAGCTGAAAGAACTCCAGCGTGAGTGGATCCTTGACGGTCCAGAGCGTCTGGCCTGGTGCGGGACGGGCGGCGATCTGCAGATCGGTCCGCCGTTTGACGGAAAGTCCCTGGCGCCGATGACCGGCGTGAACGTTCACGTCGGGCCGGACCGGAGTGGCTGTCACGGTCGTCGCTCCGACCGGGGCGTTTCCGCAGAGTCCTCCCGTTCCTGCTCGTCGTCCGTGCCCGTGCCGGGAAAGATCGTCATGACGACCTGCTCGCCCGACTGGAGCAGGTTGTCGCGGTTTTCAAATTCCGCCCAGATGCGGAACTGGCCGTTGACCGAATTCAGTTCGGGATCGATGAACACGACCCGACCTTCAAGGCTCGTCAGCTGGCCGTCGGCCGTGCGAACCTGGACCTTTGCGATGGCATCCGTCAGTCCGGGCGTGGCCTGATCGGCTTCGAGAAACCCTTCGGCCCGCACCCGGTTCGCATCGACGACCCGAAAGACGCGCTCCCCCGGCTGAACCCATTCGCCGGCGTTTCGGTCCACCTCCACGACGCTACCGGAAGAGGGGGCACGAATGCGGCGACGGGTCAGCTGGCGGCGGGCGATCTCCAGGTCGCTCTCTTTGAGTTTGACCCGCAACCGCAGCACTTCCAGCTCGTGGCGGGCCTGCTCGATCTGGATCGCCGCACTGTCCCGCGTCAGTCGCAGCCGGTCCATCTCGGTGTCGGAGACGGAATTCGGATACTTGCGATTGAGTTCGATGGCCCGCTGCAGCTCGGTCTCCGCAACCTGGTGCAGATTCTCCGCCGAGCGGATTTTCAGCTCGTTGCCGGCTTCGGCGCGGGCGATTTCCAGTTCCGCCTGAGCACGGCTGGCCGCCAGTTCGGCATCGGTCGTGTCCAGCTCACCCAGAACCATGCCCGATTCGACCCGCTGTCCGGCCCGGACAAAGACCCGTGCCAGCACGCCGTTCTCCTGGGCCGGCACGTCGACTTCGCGGATCAGCGTGATCAGCACCGGCACCTCGACGGAAGCGGACGAAGGCGGCTGCGGATCCGCCGCGATGAGAGTCAGGCAGACGGTCAACGTGTGAAGCATAGGACTTACCTCGATCGCCCGATCGTGGGCAGTTGTCCGGATAGGAGGTCGGGATTCAGAACGCCCACCAGGTGCGGACGGCGTCGATGACCTGTCGGAACAGTACGTAGCCGAGCGGCTCCCGACCGCACTGGATGCGGGCCGCCACGGTCGTTCCCGGCTTCGGCGCGTTGATTCTCTCGGCATCGACATCGACCGTCACCAGGACGGTCGGACCATCCAGTTCGTCGTACTCAACCGTCTCGGTCACGGACCGGACCGTTCCAAGGTGTCGGACTGGTGGATCGCCCGGCAGAACGATCTCGACCTCCAGATCCGGCCTGATGGCAGCCCGTGCTTCCCGGACATGTCCAATGTCGCGGTCGCGGACGTGCATCTCGACGACCCAGGGGCCATTGACGTCGGCCACGGTCAGCAGACGCTGGCCGATCTCGACCGGACGGGATTCCAGTTGCTCCTGAACATTCCAGGTCAGGACCTGGCCGGCCAGTGGGCTGGTAAGCGTCAGATCCTGTTCCTGTTGGCGGAGAATCTCGAGCTGGGCGATCAGACTGTCCCGCACCTGCTTGAGTTCCTGCTCGCGCGCGGCCATTTCGTCGGCACTCGCCGGCGGGGATGTCGACGAGCGGACCGGACGGGCCCGCAGTGCCTGGGCGTCGGCGATCTGCTGAAGCACGGTCTGAAGCTCGCCGTCGACGCGGCTGATCTCGAAGTCCAGTTCGCGGTTCCGCAGACGTATCAGCGGCTCGCCCGCCTCGACCGCCTCGGCATGGTCAACCATCAATTCTTCGATGACACCGGTGCTGCCGGCATAGACCGGTCGGCGATCCCGAGGCTGCAGTTCGGCTCGTCCGCTGATTTCGAGGTCGGCGGGAACGAGCACCAGGGCCGCCAGCGCCGCGATCAGCAGCACTGCGAAAACCCGTCTGGAGATTCCTGGACGCCCGAAGCGCCGGCTTCGCGACCTCAACAGTCGTCCAAGCAGGGGAATACGGATCAGCCCTTCATAGTCGGCCGCATTCGAGATGGCCGTGCCGATTACCGGTGCAATCTCCTGACAACTCTGCCTGAGTAAGTCCGCATTGATTTCGTTATCGAAGTGCTCGGCGACGAGGACCCCGACGGGAGAGGATGCCTCGTCGTCTCCATCCGCCAGCGGAAGAACGTACAGCACCTGAGGCGAAATCTCTTCGACGCAGGCCGTCAGGGGACCACGGAGTGACTCGGGAGCGTCGCTGACCGTTCCCGTATGGAAGCAGGGGGTGGCGTCGTTCTGGACAGTTCGCCCGAGCGATTCGAGAGCCCGGATCGCCGGGGAGCGTCGATCGAACGACGTCAGCCCGCTGATGGCGGTCATCCGGAGGGAACGCCCGCGTCCGACCGCGATACTGAGGCGGTCGCATCCCAGCAGCAGCCGTCCTTCGTTAGTGGCGGTGAGGGCGACCCGCTCGATATCGAGACTGCTGTGGACCGCCTGAATGTACGCCGCGAGCTGGGTCGGCGACTCGGCGCGACCCGTCGGCTGGGGCGGCGCGTCAGCAGGGACGGCGGCTTCACACAGTTGCCGGACAACCTCGAGGGCATCGTCCTCCGACGCAAGCGACTCGGGGGGAATGAACAGTTCCAGCAGCTCGGTCGGTTGGCCTTTCACCGGCCAGGGGAACAGGAGCAGGCGGAACTGTCGGGGCCCGGTCCCGGAGCCGGTGGCATCCGACTCGAACGCGGCACTGGCGAACTGCGGGGTGGCGTCTGTCAGAGCCTGCAGGAGGAGTTCGCGGTGGCCCGGCCAACGGTCGTGGACGGCATCGATCCGTTCGGGACCGAGCCCGTATTGCATGACCAGCTGGACCTCGCGCTGGGGGCCAATGGTCCAGGCAGCCCCTCCCACGGCGTCGAGCAGGCTGACCAGCTCGTCGAACAGGGCCCGGCGCACAGCCCCGACGTCGCCAGATATTGCGACCGAGCGGATTCTCCGGACCGACTCCGGCACCGCGGCGGCCGGTCGATCGATCCTCGAGACCCCTGCCACAAACTGTTCCTCCAGCACTCCGTTCGCAGTCCTGGCGCCACGGCTGATCGCGGCGGCAAACAGGACTGAACTGACACGATACCGCGCGCAGCCAATTGCGGAAACCGCGGCTGAGATCCGCCCGAACTTCGCGGCGTGAACGACCGGTCGCGCCCAACGGCTGCATTGATGCCTCAGGGTCCCCATGTGGTGCATGCAACCCCGGCTCCGCCATTTTCCCGGGCGGCTCATGTTGCCAGATCGGTCCGCGGTGAGTGGTGGACTGGGTGGAAAGGGAAGACTGCGATGGCAATGCGCGCCAGCCCGCGAACGATCAACCCGTCGAACCTGAAAAATCGGACCGATCCGCATCTTTCGATTCAACCCGATCTCACGACCCGTCCGAAAAACCTGAAGAACCCCTACAGTCGGTCCCGCGCCACGCGCTCCGGAGACGGTCTCTCTGGAGGGTGTCGGTGTGGAAATGGCAATCCGGGTCCACCGGCTGCTGTTGGAGAGATTCATGCGCCACTTCCGAGCCAGCTTCGTCTGTTTGTTAGTGTTAATCACTGCGGGTGGATGGCCACCTGCGCAGGCCCAGGACATCGAAAGTGCTCCTGGACAAGTCGTGCTCGACGACATCAGTGGATCGATGGCGTTGAGCAACGACGGCGGCACTTACCTGCTGTTCCACAAGGTGATCGGTGACGGGGCCGGGTTCTCGTCGCCGTACCAGCGGATCGGCATGCGACACAAACTGTGGGACTTCGGCACCAGCCATCTCTTCGGAGAAACCCACTTCCTGATCAACGACCACTCGCGGGTGGGCGTCAATATCGGGGGGGGATACCGCTGGCTCTCCGACGGCGGAGTCCTCGGTGTGCACGGCTGGTACGACTCGATCGAGACCACGTACGGCAACCGATTCCAGTCGGCAGTCTTCGGGTTCGAGGCTCTCCACAGCGGCACCGACCTGCGGGGTAACGTCTACATCCCCGTCGGCGAAGACGAAGGCTTCGTCCGCGTCCTGGATGTCGGAACGCAGCCGATCTTCACGCAGAACATCTTCGGTACGCTCGGAACCGGACTGTTCGAACGCAACACCACCGCCTTCGACCTCGAAGCCGGAACGGCTGTTCCCGGAATCGACTGGCTCCGGATGTATGCCGGGCCGTACTTCATGAGCACCGACGGCAAGGATGACACCTGGGGTGTCCGTGCTCGGGCCGAAGCCCGCTTCTCGCGTGACGTCAACCTGAACGTCATGGTGACCGACGACAACTCGTTCGGCACCAACGTCAACCTGGGCGTCGAGGTGAAGTTCTCCGGTGGCCTGCCGACTCAGATCGCTGCCATCACCGACCCGTACGACCGCCGTTACGACCAGGTTCGC
This region includes:
- a CDS encoding PqqD family peptide modification chaperone; this translates as MTATPVRPDVNVHAGHRRQGLSVKRRTDLQIAARPAPGQTLWTVKDPLTLEFFQLRDEERFVLERLDGRTTLAEICDAFHRQFAPRRLAPEDAVRFIDQLWQQGLVTASVESPTQQLLDRRERRSRGKVRQRLGSLLAIRFRGINPHRMIETLYPALRWLLSTPAIFLYCLLVLSACTLVLVEWETFQRRLPAMDQLVRLHHLMWIIPVIAGVKILHELGHAFVCRHFGGACREVGVMLLAFTPCLYCNVSDAWLFPNKWHRVAVSAAGIGVELVLASVCTFLWWFSVPGPFNAICLYVMIVCTMSTVLLNGNPLMRYDGYYILSDVVEVPNLRQRATGLMKTRFWNLFYGVPGRMRIPPPSLHRELLTAFGIAASLYLWFVLGALLWMAYMLLKPFGLEPIAVLLAIVVLGSRVVAVFEDAGREISWRARTAGLAPSRTAISTLLLACAVAALLLWPWPDWAEAPAVVQPANAQRVYVKVAGRLPASIESESVRPFEAVDAGDVLVLLENRELELETAELAKHRNRQQARVTAMERRQFRDPVSADRLASARAALADFDERLRRRQQDQSELALEAPRSGVILPAAPPTSVVSGEDLPHRETHPLAVESAGAWLPERTVLCLIGDPDELELAAAFVQQDVSRIQVGQPVRIALPESPGRILTGTVAEVSEDAMATTPDHFFAAGVIDSHVGRDGIPRPFEPTFMVRIALDAGHDSLTRGSIGRVKVRTGTASAWTRLMRFARKTFHFDL
- a CDS encoding efflux RND transporter periplasmic adaptor subunit yields the protein MLHTLTVCLTLIAADPQPPSSASVEVPVLITLIREVDVPAQENGVLARVFVRAGQRVESGMVLGELDTTDAELAASRAQAELEIARAEAGNELKIRSAENLHQVAETELQRAIELNRKYPNSVSDTEMDRLRLTRDSAAIQIEQARHELEVLRLRVKLKESDLEIARRQLTRRRIRAPSSGSVVEVDRNAGEWVQPGERVFRVVDANRVRAEGFLEADQATPGLTDAIAKVQVRTADGQLTSLEGRVVFIDPELNSVNGQFRIWAEFENRDNLLQSGEQVVMTIFPGTGTDDEQEREDSAETPRSERRP
- a CDS encoding efflux RND transporter periplasmic adaptor subunit; translation: MLEEQFVAGVSRIDRPAAAVPESVRRIRSVAISGDVGAVRRALFDELVSLLDAVGGAAWTIGPQREVQLVMQYGLGPERIDAVHDRWPGHRELLLQALTDATPQFASAAFESDATGSGTGPRQFRLLLFPWPVKGQPTELLELFIPPESLASEDDALEVVRQLCEAAVPADAPPQPTGRAESPTQLAAYIQAVHSSLDIERVALTATNEGRLLLGCDRLSIAVGRGRSLRMTAISGLTSFDRRSPAIRALESLGRTVQNDATPCFHTGTVSDAPESLRGPLTACVEEISPQVLYVLPLADGDDEASSPVGVLVAEHFDNEINADLLRQSCQEIAPVIGTAISNAADYEGLIRIPLLGRLLRSRSRRFGRPGISRRVFAVLLIAALAALVLVPADLEISGRAELQPRDRRPVYAGSTGVIEELMVDHAEAVEAGEPLIRLRNRELDFEISRVDGELQTVLQQIADAQALRARPVRSSTSPPASADEMAAREQELKQVRDSLIAQLEILRQQEQDLTLTSPLAGQVLTWNVQEQLESRPVEIGQRLLTVADVNGPWVVEMHVRDRDIGHVREARAAIRPDLEVEIVLPGDPPVRHLGTVRSVTETVEYDELDGPTVLVTVDVDAERINAPKPGTTVAARIQCGREPLGYVLFRQVIDAVRTWWAF